Genomic segment of Umezawaea sp. Da 62-37:
TCGGTGATGCTGCTCGGGCCCACGCCGGTGGCCGAAACGGTGCCGTCATGGAGGCCGCAGGTGATCGAGCTGCTCGCGGCCGGATGGCGTGGTGTCGAGCCGCTGGTGGTCCTGTCCCCGGAGTCCCGAGGTGAGGTGCGGGCGCGGAGGTACGAGGACCAGGTGGCCTCCGAGCTGAAGATGATCGAGGCGGCGGATGCCGCCATGTTCTGGATTTCCCGCGACGTGACCCTGTTGCCCGGCTTTACCACCAACGTCGAGTTCGGGTTGATCGCCGGGACGAGCCCGGAGCGGGGTGCTGGGCTGCCCTCCGGACTGCCCCAACCCCGAGCGCAACCTTCTCCGAACTAAAGCGCGGACCATTGAAAAAAGCTCTCGAAGCATAGCCTCGAGAGCTTCCTTGGTCGCTGGTCGCGGGTCCGCGTCTTGACCTAAGGGTGTCTGTGCC
This window contains:
- a CDS encoding nucleoside 2-deoxyribosyltransferase domain-containing protein produces the protein MSVELVFAREPAQADRPSVMLLGPTPVAETVPSWRPQVIELLAAGWRGVEPLVVLSPESRGEVRARRYEDQVASELKMIEAADAAMFWISRDVTLLPGFTTNVEFGLIAGTSPERGAGLPSGLPQPRAQPSPN